A single Ignavibacteriales bacterium DNA region contains:
- a CDS encoding type II toxin-antitoxin system RelE/ParE family toxin: MRYFQTIFLKEADIFLGSLDPKAVRKILFNVDLAEQTNDPRLFKKLRNDIWEFRTNFIGNQIRLLAFWDKAGPKETLVIATHEFIKKTDKTPDREIERAVRLRNNYFKQKTGE; this comes from the coding sequence ATGAGATATTTTCAGACGATATTTTTAAAAGAAGCTGATATTTTTCTGGGTAGTCTTGATCCCAAAGCGGTCAGAAAAATTCTTTTTAACGTTGACCTTGCGGAGCAGACAAATGATCCGAGGCTATTCAAAAAACTTCGAAATGATATTTGGGAATTCAGAACGAATTTTATTGGTAACCAAATCCGGCTCCTGGCATTTTGGGATAAAGCAGGTCCAAAAGAAACTCTTGTTATTGCAACACATGAGTTTATTAAAAAGACAGATAAAACTCCGGATAGAGAAATTGAAAGGGCTGTCAGGTTGAGAAATAATTACTTTAAACAGAAAACCGGTGAATAA
- a CDS encoding helix-turn-helix domain-containing protein produces the protein MKTNKTKTFSLNEMKDKYIGKTGSKERELYEYELRLELLGKMIKAARVERNLTQEELGNLVGVQKAQISKIENSTNSARIDTIIKVFQALKAEIHFNVKLENNFVKLP, from the coding sequence ATGAAAACGAACAAAACGAAAACCTTTTCTCTTAATGAGATGAAAGACAAATATATCGGCAAGACCGGTTCAAAAGAACGGGAGTTATATGAGTATGAACTTCGGCTTGAACTCCTTGGTAAAATGATTAAAGCCGCAAGAGTGGAACGGAATCTGACACAGGAAGAACTTGGAAATCTTGTGGGCGTTCAAAAAGCACAGATCTCAAAAATTGAGAACAGTACCAACAGTGCCAGAATAGATACTATTATTAAAGTTTTTCAGGCACTCAAAGCAGAAATACATTTCAATGTAAAACTTGAAAATAACTTTGTGAAGCTTCCCTGA
- a CDS encoding PAS domain S-box protein, which yields MKTSELKNLFGEEESLTTGYSRVYLSLLFAGILGLPLFGYLYKAANEAVQDNLWERMVLSGLGLILIAIYKASPPISRYFSHAMQGMFYVVSFWSLRVTTMNDFSLEYAAGHITIISAVVLGYHEPLLRRIYMGVMAAATMFWFAYSGASGVRGDIFVWNMLLLFLIFELVLNNLRKIFSALRFRNKTMRALFDESTDALLIYSPITGRIENCNRFALNIFGVKSLAELNAMQIIQYIPGELFESMRGRTAERSPVVVEIKLPKAGGDEFWASIVVRDVYSDDVSFTLIRAADITARKQKEDAVKASEEWLRKLIENSSDVIMLLDSGMRIIFNSSAFVRITGFQEYACITFPFLDITAPEDSARVDGILQRVQNSEEVRDEEFRIKTAAGEYIWIECSFSNRLKDPVVRSIILNFRDVTERRKSRAMIEESEIRYRGLFDSSPVGILQFDRNMKVISANNKFCEILKINQETISGFSILSLRHNEVLRILTETLQGVAGEFEGEYISVISRVRFIMRLRTTPLRDSDGTVIAGMSIVEDITEKVEQEQELLRAKAHAEQSSQLKSAFLKNMSHELRTPMNGILGFAQIMHEEALSEEQKRITASILKSGNRLMATLNAIMSLALLESGEMKTRKKQISLQRLIQSIAAKYRPEAEEKGLSFTLISDHDMLTVYSDEELLMQALSNLADNAIKFTRTGGVTLEAKRIAGEKAAIYIRDTGIGIPDEHLETIFLDFRQVSEGYSRMFEGTGLGLSIAQRMLMLTGGEIRAESTPGGGSTFIVTIPHGQPE from the coding sequence ATGAAGACATCAGAACTTAAAAATTTGTTCGGTGAAGAAGAAAGTCTGACCACGGGCTATTCAAGGGTCTATCTTTCACTTCTATTTGCAGGAATACTGGGGCTGCCTCTTTTCGGATATCTTTATAAGGCCGCAAACGAAGCCGTACAGGATAACCTGTGGGAGAGAATGGTTCTTTCAGGGCTCGGGTTAATTCTGATCGCCATATATAAAGCCTCGCCGCCCATCAGCCGATATTTCAGCCATGCTATGCAAGGGATGTTTTATGTGGTCAGTTTCTGGTCGCTGCGGGTGACAACCATGAATGATTTTTCCCTGGAGTATGCAGCCGGACATATTACAATTATTTCGGCCGTTGTGCTGGGCTATCATGAGCCGCTGCTCCGCCGTATATATATGGGAGTGATGGCTGCGGCGACCATGTTCTGGTTCGCCTATTCCGGAGCCTCCGGTGTCCGCGGGGATATTTTCGTTTGGAACATGCTGCTGCTTTTCCTCATATTTGAACTGGTGCTTAACAATCTGCGGAAAATATTTTCAGCACTCCGGTTCAGAAACAAAACGATGCGGGCGCTTTTTGATGAATCAACCGACGCACTGCTCATCTATTCTCCCATAACCGGAAGGATTGAAAACTGCAACCGTTTTGCGCTGAATATCTTCGGCGTAAAATCTCTTGCGGAACTGAACGCAATGCAGATCATACAATATATCCCCGGGGAACTTTTCGAATCCATGAGAGGAAGGACCGCAGAACGGTCTCCGGTGGTGGTTGAGATCAAACTGCCAAAAGCAGGGGGAGATGAATTCTGGGCTTCCATTGTGGTCAGAGATGTTTATTCAGATGATGTTAGCTTTACTCTTATCAGGGCAGCGGATATAACCGCACGAAAACAGAAGGAAGATGCCGTTAAGGCAAGTGAAGAGTGGCTCAGGAAACTTATTGAAAACAGCAGTGATGTAATTATGCTGCTTGACTCAGGCATGAGGATCATTTTTAATTCATCCGCTTTTGTAAGGATAACCGGATTTCAGGAATACGCTTGCATTACTTTTCCGTTTCTTGATATAACTGCTCCGGAGGATTCAGCCCGCGTTGACGGAATACTTCAGAGGGTTCAGAACAGCGAAGAGGTCAGGGATGAGGAGTTCCGCATTAAGACCGCGGCGGGTGAATATATATGGATTGAGTGCTCATTCAGCAACCGCCTGAAAGATCCGGTGGTACGAAGCATTATTCTGAACTTCCGTGATGTAACGGAACGGAGAAAGTCAAGAGCCATGATCGAAGAGAGTGAAATCCGTTACCGGGGACTGTTTGACAGCTCTCCTGTGGGGATTCTTCAGTTTGACAGGAACATGAAGGTGATCTCGGCTAACAACAAGTTTTGTGAAATCCTTAAGATTAATCAGGAAACTATTTCAGGATTTTCGATTCTCTCCCTCCGGCATAATGAAGTTCTCAGAATACTTACAGAGACACTGCAGGGAGTGGCGGGGGAATTTGAGGGGGAGTATATATCGGTTATCAGCCGTGTCAGGTTTATCATGAGGCTGCGCACCACGCCTCTCCGCGATTCAGACGGCACGGTGATTGCCGGAATGTCCATCGTGGAGGATATTACGGAGAAGGTGGAACAGGAGCAGGAATTACTGAGGGCAAAAGCGCATGCTGAACAGAGCAGCCAGCTTAAATCAGCATTCCTGAAAAATATGAGTCATGAGCTGCGCACTCCTATGAACGGCATACTTGGCTTTGCGCAGATTATGCATGAGGAAGCGCTGTCAGAGGAACAGAAAAGGATAACTGCCAGTATTCTGAAGTCAGGCAACCGCCTTATGGCAACGCTGAACGCGATAATGAGTCTTGCCCTTCTTGAATCCGGTGAGATGAAAACACGGAAAAAGCAGATATCACTTCAGCGTCTGATTCAATCAATAGCAGCTAAATACCGTCCGGAAGCGGAGGAAAAAGGGCTCAGCTTTACCCTGATTTCCGACCATGATATGCTTACGGTTTATTCTGATGAAGAACTGCTGATGCAGGCGCTGAGTAATCTGGCTGATAACGCAATTAAGTTCACCCGGACGGGGGGAGTTACACTTGAAGCAAAACGAATTGCAGGGGAGAAAGCAGCAATATATATCAGGGATACCGGCATCGGAATACCGGATGAGCATCTGGAAACCATATTTCTGGATTTCAGGCAGGTGAGCGAGGGCTACAGCCGTATGTTTGAGGGAACCGGACTTGGTCTTTCCATAGCGCAGCGAATGTTAATGCTCACAGGAGGGGAAATCAGAGCCGAAAGCACCCCCGGAGGAGGATCAACCTTTATCGTTACCATACCGCACGGGCAGCCGGAATAA
- a CDS encoding PAS domain S-box protein, with product MSSAELKNLFKDEPELNTGYSRIYLYLLFGAMIALPVFGYLLKNTNPGAADNLWERFALAGLGLIAIAIYKSPPHISRYFDPFLQFMFYLVSIWSLRVTANNNFSMDYVTGHLVVISAVVLGYYKPTARRIYMAVMTGLTALWMIFTPDPATSGDILVSNMVVMFVIFDLVFNNLRSMFTALRFRNKVMGTLYHESTDALIILSMKTGKIENCNEQALSLFGVRSPAELEALNLLSQIPQELLSFSPGLTTEKGMLHAECRIPKSGGEMFWASVAVRNIYSDTISFSLIRIVDITARKQKEDAVKASEEWLRKLIENSSDVITLLDSGARVIFNSAAFARFTGFSENEFTTSPFTDLIVPEDALRVKEMLDRVMDYEVVKDEEFRLITASGGYIWIECSFTNRLKDPVVKSIILNFRDITERRLATAMIAESETRYRSLFDSSPVGILLYDKNLTVISANKKFCEITKIPPQKITSLSLHTLEDQKVLTVISNTLKGIEGEYEGLYTSVNSGARFFMKLQTTPLREANGSVAAGIAIVEDITQKVQAEQDLVKAKAHAEQISRLKSAFLTNMSHELRTPMNGILGFAQIIREEASSPEQKEMSESIIKSGVRLMTTLNSILDLALLESGEVVVNKKRIVLQDIVRMVTDKYYDIALDQGLSLSMSAGSDILDVLADEKLLSQAISHLLDNAIKFTKSGGVEISLEVVSASRAAIYIKDTGMGIPQEHLELIFQDFRQVSEGYSRHFEGTGLGLSIVQRMLALIDCEIEAESVVGQGTTFIIKLPLLSVEEANDHDEKQEAGEDNSGKLKILLVEDNMINAEIVNRALRNQYLIDTAKTGSEAVKLVRKRNYELVLMDIHLGMGMNGIDVKEEIRRLPEYETVPIIAITGYVGEHEREVLLTGGFDFFLSKPFKKDQLLEIVAAASKSREEKKKHN from the coding sequence ATGTCTTCCGCAGAACTGAAGAACCTTTTTAAGGACGAACCGGAGCTAAATACCGGTTACTCCCGGATTTATCTGTATCTGCTGTTTGGCGCCATGATCGCATTGCCGGTATTCGGCTATCTGTTAAAAAACACCAATCCGGGAGCAGCGGATAATCTGTGGGAACGGTTCGCGCTTGCCGGGCTCGGCCTTATTGCCATTGCAATCTATAAATCTCCTCCTCATATCAGCCGCTATTTTGATCCTTTCCTGCAGTTCATGTTTTACCTTGTAAGCATCTGGTCTCTCAGGGTAACGGCAAATAATAATTTCAGCATGGATTATGTAACAGGTCATCTGGTGGTAATTTCCGCTGTGGTGCTTGGTTATTATAAACCGACTGCCAGAAGGATATATATGGCGGTTATGACCGGACTGACAGCACTCTGGATGATTTTTACCCCGGACCCCGCCACCAGCGGAGATATTCTGGTTTCGAATATGGTTGTTATGTTCGTGATATTTGATCTGGTGTTTAACAATCTCCGGTCCATGTTTACCGCCCTCCGGTTCCGCAATAAGGTGATGGGAACCCTTTATCATGAATCCACCGATGCGCTGATTATTCTTTCCATGAAAACCGGAAAGATAGAAAACTGCAATGAACAGGCGCTTTCTCTTTTCGGAGTCAGATCACCCGCTGAACTTGAGGCGCTTAATCTGCTGAGCCAGATACCGCAGGAACTGTTATCTTTTTCTCCCGGACTTACCACGGAGAAAGGGATGCTGCATGCGGAATGCAGAATACCAAAATCCGGCGGTGAAATGTTCTGGGCCTCTGTAGCAGTGAGGAATATATACTCTGATACGATCAGCTTTTCGCTTATCCGTATAGTAGATATTACCGCCAGGAAGCAAAAAGAGGATGCGGTTAAAGCAAGTGAAGAATGGCTGAGAAAACTGATTGAGAACAGCAGTGATGTGATAACTCTGCTGGACTCAGGCGCCCGAGTTATTTTTAACTCTGCCGCTTTTGCCCGCTTTACCGGGTTTAGTGAAAACGAGTTTACCACGTCTCCCTTCACCGATCTTATCGTCCCGGAAGACGCCCTCCGCGTGAAGGAAATGCTTGACCGTGTGATGGATTATGAAGTAGTGAAAGATGAGGAGTTCCGTCTGATCACAGCCTCGGGCGGGTATATATGGATTGAGTGCTCTTTTACCAACCGTCTGAAAGATCCCGTCGTAAAAAGCATTATTCTCAATTTCCGTGATATTACCGAAAGACGCCTTGCTACGGCGATGATTGCCGAAAGTGAAACCCGGTACCGCAGTCTCTTTGACAGTTCACCTGTTGGCATACTGCTTTATGATAAGAATCTGACCGTTATTTCGGCAAATAAAAAATTCTGTGAAATAACGAAAATACCTCCGCAAAAAATAACCAGTCTTTCGCTTCATACCCTTGAAGACCAGAAAGTCCTGACGGTTATATCAAACACCCTGAAAGGCATTGAAGGAGAGTATGAGGGATTATATACATCGGTAAACTCAGGCGCGCGTTTTTTTATGAAACTGCAGACCACACCGCTGCGCGAGGCAAACGGAAGCGTGGCGGCAGGAATAGCAATTGTGGAAGATATTACCCAGAAAGTGCAGGCGGAGCAGGATCTGGTAAAAGCAAAAGCACACGCTGAGCAGATCAGCCGGCTGAAGTCAGCATTCCTCACCAATATGAGCCATGAACTGCGTACCCCGATGAACGGAATACTCGGTTTTGCGCAGATTATCCGCGAGGAAGCATCATCACCCGAACAGAAAGAGATGTCGGAGAGTATTATTAAGTCGGGCGTGCGGCTGATGACCACGCTGAACTCCATACTTGATCTTGCGCTGCTGGAGTCAGGAGAAGTAGTGGTCAATAAAAAGCGCATTGTGCTGCAGGATATAGTCCGCATGGTTACGGATAAATACTATGACATTGCGCTTGATCAGGGGCTTTCCCTTTCGATGAGTGCGGGATCGGATATACTGGACGTACTTGCCGATGAAAAACTTCTGAGCCAGGCAATCAGCCATCTGCTGGATAATGCCATCAAGTTCACCAAATCAGGCGGTGTTGAAATTAGTCTCGAAGTTGTTTCTGCCTCCAGAGCAGCAATATATATCAAGGATACCGGCATGGGAATTCCGCAGGAACATCTGGAACTGATTTTCCAGGATTTCAGGCAGGTGAGCGAGGGTTACAGCCGTCACTTTGAGGGTACAGGGCTCGGACTTTCCATAGTGCAGAGAATGCTTGCTCTTATTGACTGTGAGATTGAAGCGGAGAGCGTGGTCGGACAGGGGACCACATTCATCATTAAACTTCCGTTATTAAGCGTGGAAGAAGCAAATGATCATGATGAGAAGCAGGAAGCCGGTGAGGATAATTCCGGGAAGCTGAAGATACTTCTGGTAGAAGATAACATGATCAATGCCGAGATTGTAAACAGGGCTCTCAGGAATCAGTACCTGATTGATACAGCAAAGACCGGCAGTGAAGCAGTAAAATTAGTCAGAAAAAGAAACTACGAACTTGTTCTGATGGATATCCATCTCGGCATGGGAATGAATGGCATTGATGTAAAAGAAGAGATACGCAGACTGCCGGAGTATGAAACAGTGCCGATTATTGCAATTACCGGATATGTGGGTGAACATGAAAGAGAAGTTCTGCTTACCGGCGGCTTTGATTTTTTCCTGAGCAAACCCTTTAAAAAAGATCAGCTTCTCGAAATAGTTGCCGCCGCAAGCAAAAGCAGAGAAGAAAAGAAAAAACATAATTAA
- a CDS encoding PorV/PorQ family protein translates to MMKKFIVVFIVLFQTAILPQYSNLGASGAQFLEIPLSAATAGMGGVAAGLVKDASSMFYNPAGLASVKGYDIHFSYLKMFDMFDINGAGLGYSLGESGVLGVSLVSVSSGKVEITTEKEPNGTGRFYDAQDLAMGITYSRFLTDRFSAGVSVKYIYQRIWNEVADGIAFDIGTQYRLDFNNLTIAMAMTNFGPDLRFDGPDLNVVFSRDENYPLSRLAPASLKTDPYALPLHFRVGLAMDLYQADFMKIRGGIDATHPNDNSERLQAGTEFSFYDRLYLRAGYKYNYDDEQVALGAGFSFFLGEALLRFDYAYSVFDLLPDIQRISLNMEF, encoded by the coding sequence ATGATGAAAAAGTTTATTGTAGTATTTATTGTTCTCTTTCAGACGGCGATTCTGCCGCAGTATTCAAATCTGGGTGCTTCAGGCGCACAGTTTCTTGAGATACCTCTGAGCGCCGCAACCGCGGGCATGGGGGGCGTGGCTGCCGGTCTGGTGAAGGATGCTTCTTCCATGTTTTATAATCCGGCGGGGCTGGCTTCAGTTAAGGGATATGATATACATTTTTCCTATCTGAAGATGTTTGATATGTTTGATATCAACGGCGCGGGGCTTGGATATTCGCTTGGTGAAAGCGGTGTGCTCGGAGTCAGTCTGGTCTCGGTTTCCTCCGGCAAGGTGGAAATCACCACGGAAAAAGAACCAAACGGAACCGGCCGCTTTTATGACGCGCAGGATCTGGCTATGGGTATCACCTATTCCCGCTTCCTCACGGACCGATTCAGCGCGGGGGTGAGCGTGAAGTATATATACCAGCGTATATGGAATGAAGTGGCTGACGGCATCGCGTTTGATATAGGAACACAGTACCGGCTTGACTTCAACAATCTGACCATTGCAATGGCGATGACCAACTTCGGCCCCGATCTCCGTTTTGACGGACCTGATCTGAACGTGGTCTTCAGCCGTGATGAGAATTATCCGCTGAGCCGTCTGGCTCCGGCATCACTCAAGACTGATCCCTACGCTCTGCCGCTTCACTTCAGGGTTGGTTTAGCGATGGATTTGTATCAGGCAGACTTTATGAAAATCCGGGGCGGTATTGACGCAACGCATCCTAATGACAACAGCGAACGGCTGCAGGCCGGCACTGAATTCAGCTTTTATGACCGCCTGTACCTGAGGGCTGGGTACAAGTATAATTATGATGATGAGCAGGTTGCGCTAGGAGCAGGGTTCTCTTTCTTCCTTGGTGAAGCGCTGCTCAGGTTTGACTACGCTTATTCGGTATTTGATCTTCTGCCTGATATTCAGCGTATCTCGCTGAATATGGAATTCTGA
- a CDS encoding TonB-dependent receptor: MQMIKKIFVLLIIVTLPALAGVTGKLSGKITDRQTGEPLPGANVLIEKHSLGAAADFKGEYTLLNIPPGIYTVRVSFLGYKTITVENVKIQVDQTTTLNVELSTESITVDEVVVTAKAPLIQKDLTSTISTITREKIENLPVASFTELLSLQAGVVGDGSNLHIRGGRSNEVAYLIDGMYVKDPLLGGLAASINNDAIQEMSLLSGTFNAEYGNALSGVVNIVTRDGSEKYQGKIELRSSEFGVERYSRLRELRLNGSFEGPLWSSRSRFFLSAEQDKRGSYLPFGYNRAHTGFLKISSSELPNMKLSLSARGNQGERQSYSHSYKYIPDQYLRRKTDSWQNTFTLTHTVANNFFYDLRVSYFNQGYYSGINKDTANYLSINQRVYFEDIGNGFEFYAISDPEEVTDSRTATVDIKADALWQIGQNNEMKAGIQFQQHKLRLFYVYDPKRNYPYKNDYNTSPFEAAAYIQDKIELPYLIINLGLRFDYVNANVTYRENPLDPLTIITAKPRYQLSPRVGIAHPITDRTKLHFAYGHFFQNPDFQYLFENNQYDMNVREPLLGQANLDAQRTIAYEVGISHQFNEQTALHATAYYKDVTGLIGTRYYFPFVDGRYVGYTLYVNEDYANIKGFEVNLDIRPDKNLSGGLTYTYSVAKGSASSETEQYPGTSESTQLYYLDFDKPHVLNASLAFQLGKDEGPVLFGSKWLEETDYSIIFKASSGYPYTPGGRDIGFVTRNSLRQPATYEMDLMIGKEIKLYDEVRLRIFAEVLNLTDRRNILFVYSDTGEPDFTNEGNASDEYMKNPAYFGPPRSIRLGASVKF, translated from the coding sequence ATGCAGATGATAAAAAAGATATTCGTCTTACTGATCATAGTCACCCTTCCCGCTCTTGCGGGTGTTACCGGAAAGCTTTCCGGTAAGATAACCGACCGGCAGACAGGAGAACCGCTCCCCGGAGCAAATGTGCTTATCGAAAAGCATTCGCTCGGAGCAGCAGCGGATTTCAAGGGTGAATACACCCTGCTGAATATCCCGCCGGGTATATATACCGTGCGCGTGAGCTTTCTTGGTTATAAAACCATAACGGTGGAAAACGTTAAAATACAGGTTGACCAGACCACCACGCTGAATGTGGAGCTGAGTACGGAGTCCATTACGGTTGATGAAGTAGTTGTCACGGCTAAAGCGCCGCTGATTCAGAAGGACCTGACCAGCACCATCAGCACGATAACCAGAGAGAAGATAGAAAATCTCCCCGTTGCCTCATTTACCGAACTTCTTTCCCTTCAGGCGGGCGTTGTTGGGGACGGAAGCAATCTCCACATACGCGGCGGAAGGTCAAATGAAGTTGCCTATCTGATTGACGGCATGTATGTGAAAGACCCTCTGTTAGGCGGTCTTGCTGCATCAATCAATAACGATGCAATTCAGGAAATGTCACTGTTAAGCGGTACCTTTAACGCCGAATACGGAAATGCACTCAGCGGAGTGGTTAATATCGTAACGCGTGACGGTTCAGAAAAGTATCAGGGAAAGATAGAGCTCCGATCAAGTGAATTTGGTGTTGAGCGCTACAGCAGGCTTCGTGAGCTCCGTTTGAACGGAAGTTTTGAAGGTCCGCTCTGGAGCAGCCGTTCACGCTTCTTTCTTTCCGCGGAGCAGGATAAACGCGGAAGTTATCTTCCGTTCGGCTATAACCGCGCGCATACCGGGTTTCTTAAAATCTCCAGCAGCGAATTACCTAACATGAAACTTTCCCTCTCCGCCCGGGGCAATCAGGGAGAGCGCCAGAGTTACAGCCACTCATATAAATATATACCAGACCAGTATCTGCGCCGCAAGACGGACAGCTGGCAGAATACCTTTACGCTGACTCATACGGTAGCGAATAATTTCTTTTATGACCTGCGTGTATCGTACTTCAACCAGGGTTACTATTCAGGAATAAATAAAGACACGGCCAATTATCTTTCAATTAATCAGCGCGTTTATTTTGAGGATATCGGCAACGGATTTGAGTTTTATGCCATCTCCGATCCTGAAGAAGTTACCGACAGCCGCACCGCTACGGTTGATATCAAAGCCGACGCTCTCTGGCAGATAGGCCAGAACAATGAAATGAAAGCGGGTATCCAGTTTCAGCAGCATAAACTCCGCCTCTTCTACGTATATGACCCCAAGCGGAACTATCCCTATAAAAATGATTACAACACCTCACCGTTTGAAGCCGCGGCATATATACAGGATAAAATTGAACTGCCGTATCTGATTATCAATCTGGGGCTCCGGTTTGATTATGTAAACGCAAACGTTACGTACCGCGAAAATCCGCTTGATCCGCTTACGATCATAACAGCCAAACCGCGTTATCAGCTCAGTCCGAGAGTGGGTATAGCGCATCCGATTACCGACCGGACAAAACTGCATTTTGCCTATGGTCATTTTTTCCAGAATCCGGATTTCCAGTATCTGTTTGAAAACAATCAGTACGACATGAACGTGCGCGAACCGCTGCTGGGGCAGGCAAATCTTGATGCGCAGAGAACCATTGCTTATGAAGTGGGTATCTCCCATCAGTTTAACGAGCAGACAGCGCTTCACGCAACTGCCTATTATAAAGATGTAACCGGACTGATCGGCACCCGTTATTATTTCCCCTTTGTTGACGGAAGATATGTAGGATATACACTTTATGTGAATGAAGATTATGCCAACATAAAAGGTTTTGAAGTGAATCTGGATATACGTCCGGACAAAAATCTCTCCGGCGGTCTTACCTATACCTATTCAGTGGCAAAAGGAAGCGCATCTTCAGAGACTGAACAGTATCCCGGCACTTCGGAATCAACCCAGCTGTACTATCTTGATTTTGACAAGCCGCATGTGCTGAATGCTTCTCTGGCTTTCCAGCTTGGCAAGGATGAAGGACCGGTTCTCTTCGGAAGCAAATGGCTGGAAGAAACCGATTACAGCATCATCTTTAAGGCATCATCAGGATATCCGTATACACCGGGCGGCCGCGATATCGGATTTGTAACCCGAAACTCGCTGCGTCAGCCGGCCACGTATGAAATGGATCTGATGATCGGCAAAGAAATAAAGCTTTATGATGAAGTACGGCTCCGGATCTTTGCGGAGGTGCTGAACCTTACGGACAGAAGAAATATTCTGTTTGTTTACAGTGATACCGGCGAACCCGATTTCACCAATGAGGGAAATGCCTCAGATGAATATATGAAAAACCCCGCCTATTTCGGACCGCCCAGAAGCATCCGTCTTGGCGCATCAGTTAAATTTTAG
- a CDS encoding MurR/RpiR family transcriptional regulator — translation MNAEVSVKELITAGYNDLPKSQKKIADYILENFDKIPFHNVNELSRLTSSSVASITRFAQRIGMDGYIEMREKISLSLQHKIKNKSIFPLFDAANLKDDTLTAVANLDIKNIGDTLTRIDRDHFNRTTSRILKAKRVYTGGLGISYLLAEILAYQLTQVGVDASVMNHTWNSFPESLVYKGAEDYMILISFPPYSKETIETAKCAREQGIGFTAITDKHSAPFTFYTDTVLTVNSENMLYTNSFSAISVLINAIATECALKNKRKSNEILEKLDKFSKTLDLVLE, via the coding sequence ATGAACGCAGAAGTTTCAGTAAAAGAGCTGATTACGGCAGGCTACAATGACCTTCCCAAAAGCCAGAAAAAGATAGCCGACTATATCCTGGAAAATTTTGACAAGATACCCTTTCACAATGTGAATGAGCTTTCACGTCTGACCAGTTCCAGTGTTGCTTCCATAACCCGCTTTGCGCAGAGAATCGGGATGGACGGCTATATTGAAATGCGGGAAAAAATTTCTCTTTCGCTTCAGCACAAGATTAAAAACAAATCCATCTTTCCTCTTTTTGACGCGGCAAATCTTAAGGATGATACCCTTACGGCGGTTGCGAATCTTGACATTAAAAATATCGGTGATACGCTCACCCGTATTGACCGTGACCACTTTAACCGCACCACAAGCCGTATTCTGAAAGCAAAGCGGGTATATACCGGCGGACTGGGAATCTCATATCTGCTGGCAGAAATTCTGGCCTATCAGCTTACACAGGTTGGGGTGGATGCCTCGGTGATGAACCATACCTGGAACAGTTTTCCTGAGTCACTTGTGTATAAAGGCGCGGAAGACTACATGATTCTTATCTCCTTTCCGCCGTATTCGAAAGAGACCATTGAAACAGCAAAGTGCGCCAGAGAACAGGGTATCGGATTTACTGCGATCACCGACAAACACTCTGCTCCTTTTACTTTTTATACTGATACGGTTCTGACCGTTAATTCAGAGAATATGCTTTATACCAATTCCTTCTCGGCCATTTCAGTGCTGATTAATGCCATAGCAACTGAGTGCGCCCTGAAGAACAAGCGGAAAAGCAATGAGATACTGGAAAAGCTCGATAAATTTTCTAAAACACTTGACCTCGTTCTTGAATGA